The following proteins are co-located in the Enoplosus armatus isolate fEnoArm2 chromosome 10, fEnoArm2.hap1, whole genome shotgun sequence genome:
- the lingo2 gene encoding leucine-rich repeat and immunoglobulin-like domain-containing nogo receptor-interacting protein 2 — MERCPADICTRFLSKYADTLLGHHRDAWNRDRMVDCMSKVMLHTVVSCWQPFLGLALVAVFVGSTLGCPSRCECSAQSKAVVCHRKRMPSIPDGIPTETRILDLSKNKMTMISPDDFVAFPGLEELDLSGNIISYVEPGAFNALFNMHLLSLKSNRIKLIPLGVFTGLTNLTRLDISDNKIVILLDYMFQDLHNLKFLEVGDNDLVYISHRAFSGLLSLEILTLERCNLTVVPTEALSHLHNLVSLHLRYLSISTLHPYSFKKLFRLRNLEIDNWPSLDHVPANTLHGLNLTTLFITNTNLSSFPYQALKHLPYLTHLNLSYNRIRHIEGGMLMELVRLQELHLVGAQLTTIEPYAFQGLRGLKVLNVSYNRLDTLEKGVFQSPEALEVLLIDNNPLVCDCRLMWILQKRHSIFFGESQPECSTPEGIRGRPFKEFKETLLSYYVTCTKPKIRENKTQTITVDEGQQAMLRCSAEGTPRPIVSWLSPRRRVLTSRSHGRVTVHNNGTLEIKSAEVQDSGVYLCLASNTAGNDTLMTSLAVKSLGSLYANRTQYYTDPNNTTANGTAGVTLGLDLKTILVSTAMGCFTFLGVVLFCFLLLFVWSRGKGKHKNNIDVEYVPRSKSNGTNVDSAEGQAGPRRFNMKMM; from the coding sequence AACCGTGACAGAATGGTCGACTGTATGAGCAAAGTCATGCTGCACACGGTCGTCTCATGCTGGCAACCATTCCTGGGACTGGCCCTCGTGGCTGTCTTTGTGGGTTCCACCCTGGGATGTCCCTCGCGCTGCGAGTGTTCGGCACAGAGCAAGGCAGTTGTCTGTCACCGCAAGCGCATGCCCAGCATCCCGGACGGCATCCCAACAGAGACCAGGATTCTGGACCTGAGTAagaacaaaatgacaatgatCAGCCCTGATGACTTTGTTGCCTTTCCTGGGCTTGAGGAACTTGATCTCAGTGGAAATATTATCAGTTATGTTGAGCCCGGAGCTTTCAATGCCCTGTTCAACATGCACTTGCTCAGTCTCAAGAGCAACCGTATCAAACTCATTCCTCTGGGCGTCTTCACGGGCTTAACAAATCTTACCCGACTGGATATAAGTGACAACAAGATCGTGATCCTCCTGGATTACATGTTCCAGGACCTGCACAATCTAAAGTTTTTGGAAGTGGGTGACAATGATCTGGTTTACATTTCTCACCGTGCATTCAGTGGACTTTTAAGCCTGGAGATACTAACCTTAGAAAGATGCAACCTTACAGTTGTACCCACCGAGGCCCTTTCCCACCTGCACAACCTGGTCAGCCTCCATCTACGATACCTCAGCATCAGCACTTTGCATCCTTACTCATTCAAAAAGCTGTTCCGGCTGCGGAATTTAGAAATTGATAATTGGCCTTCACTTGACCATGTGCCAGCCAATACCCTGCATGGCCTCAACCTGACCACGCTGTTCATAACCAACACCAACTTGTCCTCCTTCCCTTACCAAGCCCTGAAGCATCTGCCCTACCTGACACACCTCAACCTGTCCTACAACCGCATTCGGCACATTGAAGGGGGAATGCTGATGGAACTGGTTCGGCTTCAAGAGCTCCATCTGGTTGGAGCTCAGCTAACCACCATTGAACCATATGCCTTCCAGGGCCTGCGGGGGCTAAAAGTCCTCAATGTCTCTTACAACCGACTGGATACACTGGAGAAGGGTGTTTTTCAGTCTCCTGAGGCTCTGGAGGTTCTTCTGATTGACAACAACCCCTTGGTGTGCGACTGTCGTCTCATGTGGATCCTACAGAAAAGGCACTCCATCTTCTTTGGGGAGTCACAGCCGGAGTGCAGCACACCTGAAGGTATTCGTGGCAGGCCTTTTAAGGAGTTTAAAGAGACTCTCCTGTCTTATTACGTGACATGTACCAAGCCAAAAATTCGTGAGAATAAAACTCAAACGATCACTGTTGATGAGGGCCAGCAGGCGATGTTGCGCTGCAGTGCTGAGGGGACACCAAGGCCCATTGTGTCCTGGTTGTCCCCACGTCGACGAGTTCTGACAAGTAGGAGCCATGGTAGAGTTACCGTCCACAACAATGGTACACTGGAGATAAAGTCAGCAGAGGTACAAGACAGCGGAGTGTACCTTTGCCTTGCCTCTAACACTGCTGGGAATGACACCCTGATGACTTCATTGGCGGTGAAAAGTCTGGGATCGCTGTATGCTAACAGGACCCAGTACTACACAGATCCCAACAATACCACTGCCAATGGCACGGCCGGCGTGACCCTCGGTTTAGACCTAAAGACTATTTTAGTGTCAACAGCTATGGGTTGTTTCACATTCCTGGGAGtggtcttgttttgtttcctgctccTTTTCGTTTGGAGCAGAGGgaaaggaaaacataaaaacaacattgatgTTGAATATGTGCCTCGGTCAAAGTCTAACGGCACTAACGTTGACTCGGCAGAGGGACAAGCTGGTCCTCGTCGTTTTaacatgaaaatgatgtga